One genomic segment of Pandoraea sputorum includes these proteins:
- a CDS encoding collagen-like triple helix repeat-containing protein, giving the protein MKNIQRNLLASAVLLAVVTMTGCASSGSGGTSGSLGDGGGSGTSAGTGSGGGSGAGTVPDGSGNGSGNGNGSGNGNGNGNGNGNGNGNGNGGTGASTNPIGVVAATASTGVVTQVGKTVSDLGTTLGSTNLPIVSSQTQGGLSGAVVKTGDAVQSIGTGLTNGLGKLGSSNDALNPTLTGVTGAVTNLGQAGQQVGSAVAGLGQTGPLKNVALVNGVTGLLGGVVTSVGDAGVALGNGLTTTVNSAPVQQLTSGLSKTITPITTVVTNTTQTVGNATGLGTPVAGLLATVGGGLAGVGTKLGGQINNPVAKDLGGVVAGVGTTVASLGGLVHGTPTSTNPLAPLSAALGGLSGVVGVGSGTGSGPLAPVTGLLSGLTGTLGGATGGASGNNPLAPVTNLVSGLTGALGGATGGASGNNPLAPVTNLVSGLTGALGGATGGASGSNPLAPVTNLVSGLTGALGGATGGASGSNPLAPVTNLVSGLTGGLGGTLTAGAGGSAGTGGASAGAGGSASGGVLAPVTTLLGSVTGAVGGATSGGSNSGGPLAPVTGLLGGLLGGKK; this is encoded by the coding sequence ATGAAAAACATCCAACGCAACCTTCTCGCTTCTGCCGTTCTTCTCGCCGTCGTCACGATGACCGGCTGCGCCAGCTCCGGTTCGGGCGGCACCAGTGGCTCGCTCGGCGACGGTGGCGGCAGCGGCACCTCGGCTGGCACCGGCAGCGGTGGCGGCTCGGGCGCGGGCACCGTGCCGGACGGTTCGGGTAACGGCTCGGGCAACGGGAATGGCAGCGGTAACGGCAATGGCAACGGGAATGGCAACGGCAACGGTAACGGGAATGGCAACGGCGGCACGGGAGCCTCCACCAACCCAATCGGCGTCGTGGCTGCCACTGCCAGCACGGGTGTCGTGACGCAAGTCGGCAAGACGGTCAGCGATCTGGGCACGACCCTTGGCAGCACGAACCTGCCGATCGTCAGCTCGCAAACGCAAGGCGGACTGTCTGGCGCTGTCGTGAAGACGGGCGACGCCGTGCAGTCGATCGGCACCGGCCTCACGAACGGCCTCGGCAAGCTCGGTTCGAGCAACGACGCACTGAACCCCACGCTCACCGGCGTCACGGGTGCCGTGACCAACCTCGGTCAGGCCGGTCAGCAAGTGGGTAGCGCTGTGGCAGGCCTGGGTCAAACCGGTCCGCTCAAGAACGTGGCGCTGGTGAACGGTGTCACCGGGCTGCTCGGCGGCGTGGTGACCTCGGTCGGCGACGCCGGTGTCGCACTCGGCAACGGGTTGACGACCACGGTCAACAGCGCACCGGTACAGCAACTGACGTCGGGCCTGTCGAAGACCATCACCCCGATCACGACGGTAGTGACCAACACGACGCAAACGGTCGGTAACGCCACAGGTCTCGGTACGCCGGTCGCCGGTCTGCTCGCCACGGTTGGCGGTGGTCTGGCCGGTGTGGGCACCAAGCTCGGCGGTCAGATCAACAACCCGGTCGCGAAGGACCTCGGCGGCGTGGTCGCCGGTGTGGGCACCACGGTGGCCAGCCTGGGTGGCCTCGTCCACGGCACACCGACGAGCACCAACCCGCTCGCTCCGCTGAGCGCTGCGCTCGGTGGCCTGTCGGGTGTAGTCGGTGTCGGCTCGGGCACGGGCTCCGGCCCGCTGGCTCCGGTCACGGGCTTGCTCTCGGGTCTCACGGGCACGCTCGGCGGTGCGACGGGTGGTGCTTCGGGTAACAACCCGCTCGCCCCGGTCACCAACCTCGTCTCCGGCCTGACGGGCGCACTCGGCGGCGCAACGGGCGGTGCTTCGGGTAACAACCCGCTCGCCCCGGTCACCAACCTCGTCTCCGGCCTGACGGGCGCACTCGGCGGCGCAACGGGCGGTGCTTCGGGCAGCAACCCGCTCGCCCCGGTCACCAACCTCGTCTCCGGCCTGACGGGCGCACTCGGCGGCGCAACGGGCGGTGCTTCGGGCAGCAACCCGCTCGCCCCGGTCACCAACCTCGTCTCCGGTCTGACGGGCGGCCTCGGCGGCACGCTCACGGCTGGCGCAGGCGGCTCTGCCGGAACCGGCGGTGCTTCGGCCGGTGCTGGCGGCTCGGCTTCGGGCGGTGTGCTCGCCCCGGTGACGACGCTGCTCGGCTCGGTGACAGGTGCGGTCGGTGGTGCGACTTCGGGCGGCAGCAACAGCGGCGGCCCCCTCGCTCCGGTGACCGGTCTGCTCGGCGGTCTGCTCGGCGGCAAGAAGTAA
- a CDS encoding Flp family type IVb pilin produces the protein MKLGNRFRLFARDERGVTALEYGILAAIVAVIIGGTVYTNLGTTFASVFSKIQSAVTAAGA, from the coding sequence ATGAAACTCGGAAATCGTTTTCGTCTGTTTGCGCGCGACGAGCGCGGTGTAACGGCGCTTGAGTACGGCATCCTCGCCGCTATCGTCGCGGTGATCATCGGTGGCACCGTCTATACCAATCTGGGCACGACATTCGCCTCCGTGTTTTCGAAGATCCAGTCGGCGGTCACGGCAGCAGGCGCATAA
- a CDS encoding Flp family type IVb pilin, with amino-acid sequence MTALEYGILAAIVAVIIGGTVYTNMSSVLSSAFSTVTSAATSAASH; translated from the coding sequence GTGACCGCGCTGGAGTACGGCATTCTCGCGGCTATCGTGGCGGTCATCATCGGCGGCACGGTCTATACGAACATGAGCAGTGTGCTCTCGAGCGCATTCAGCACGGTGACGTCGGCGGCCACCTCGGCTGCATCGCATTAA